ACGGATAGCTTGCAGGATCGCGTACACCGCGTCGCCCAACTCGCCAGTTTGGGTGCGCTTGAGCATTTGCAGAACCGGCTTCCCAATCTCGCGACGATCGGCGCCGTCGCCCCCTTTGTCGGTCTCTTCGGAACCGTGTGGGGCATCATGAACTCGTTCCAGGGCATCGCCAGTTCCAACAATACAAGCCTTTCGGTCGTGGCGCCTGGCATCGCCGAGGCCCTGTTTGCGACGGCGCTGGGGCTGGCCGCGGCTATTCCGGCGGTCGTTTTCTATAATCGCATCAGCACGGACATCGGCGCCTACGCGAAGAAGCTGAACACGTTTATCGGCGTGTTCGAGGTCGAGCTCTCGCGCCAGCTTTCCAGGAGAGGAGATCGCAATGGCCTTCGCGTTGCGTAAACACGACGAGGATTTCGGCCCGGGCGCCGATGAGCGATATGAACGTCACGCCGCTGGTCGACGTGATGCTCGTTCTTCTCATCGTGTTCATGGTCGCAGCACCGCTGATGGCACAAGGCGTGCCGATCAATTTGCCCAAGGTGCAGACCAAGCCGCTCAGCGATCAGAAGCCGCCGATCGGCGTCAGCGTCGATGCGGCGGGACAATATTACGTCGATACAAAGCCGGTCGCCGCGCAGCAACTCGTCCCGACGCTCGACAGCGAGGATCCGTCAAAGGATCGCCGTATCCATGTGCGCGCCGATGCGAACCTGCCTTACGGGAAAGTGGTCGAAGTCATGGGCCTGATCAACAGCGCCGGCTTCAGCAAGGTCGCCCTCGTCTCCCAGCAGCCAGGCGCAGCCGCACCACCCTCGCCAGCCACACCGGCGCCAGCACCAGCGGCGACGCCTGTTGTCGCGACGCCGAAGCCTTGAAAGGTTTGCAGATGTCCGGAGCCCTGACAATCCCGCCGAAGGTCGTCGTCTTCAGCGCCAATACGCATCGCCCCTCGAAGGCACGATTCCTCGCGACGGCAATCGTGGAAGAGGTGACGGTGATCACGCCGCTCGACGTTCGTTTCTTTGACTTGGCTGACGCCGGGCCGGGCGTCGGTGCTTTTACGCGGGCCGAGCTTCCGCCGCAGGCGCTGGAAATCGTCGAGGCGATCGAGAGTGCCGACGCACTCATCGTTTCCGCCCCGGTGCACAAGGGCTCATATCCGGGACTCTTCAAGCATCTCATCGACTTCGTCGATCTGACGACCTTGATTAACAAGCCTGTACTGCTCGCCGCCAAGGGCGGTGGCACGCGTCACGCCTTGGTTATCGAGCATCAGTTGCGGCCGTTGTTCGGCTTCTTTTTGGCGATGACTGTTCCGACCGCCGTGTATGCCAGTGACGCCGATTTTAGCGACCATGTAATTGTCGATCCCGTCCTTAAAGAGCGAATTCGAATTGCCGCGTCGCAATTCGCAGTTCTCCTCAAGACGTACGAACGTCATTTCGTGACTGCAGCAGTGTAATTAGAAATTACCGGCGGGGCATGTGAACAAGCAATCGAAGCAAAACCTCAAGAGATTTGCACGCTGGTTTATCAACAAAGTAGGGCTGGATGTTACCCTTGCAGAATTGCAGCAAACGGGAACAGTGGATCTCAGGGCGCTGCCTCACGTTCTGCCGCGTATTCTGAAGCTTTCCGGACGCCACAGGGCGC
This Methylovirgula sp. DNA region includes the following protein-coding sequences:
- a CDS encoding biopolymer transporter ExbD gives rise to the protein MSDMNVTPLVDVMLVLLIVFMVAAPLMAQGVPINLPKVQTKPLSDQKPPIGVSVDAAGQYYVDTKPVAAQQLVPTLDSEDPSKDRRIHVRADANLPYGKVVEVMGLINSAGFSKVALVSQQPGAAAPPSPATPAPAPAATPVVATPKP
- a CDS encoding MotA/TolQ/ExbB proton channel family protein, translated to MVLASAWGWAIIVDKLIRLSVLNRRATKLIASVKSGLPVSTIAESFVGASEKDPFVAVYHAMVEENRRSADLIHTEAQTDSLQDRVHRVAQLASLGALEHLQNRLPNLATIGAVAPFVGLFGTVWGIMNSFQGIASSNNTSLSVVAPGIAEALFATALGLAAAIPAVVFYNRISTDIGAYAKKLNTFIGVFEVELSRQLSRRGDRNGLRVA
- the msuE gene encoding FMN reductase; this encodes MSGALTIPPKVVVFSANTHRPSKARFLATAIVEEVTVITPLDVRFFDLADAGPGVGAFTRAELPPQALEIVEAIESADALIVSAPVHKGSYPGLFKHLIDFVDLTTLINKPVLLAAKGGGTRHALVIEHQLRPLFGFFLAMTVPTAVYASDADFSDHVIVDPVLKERIRIAASQFAVLLKTYERHFVTAAV